The following proteins come from a genomic window of Montipora capricornis isolate CH-2021 chromosome 9, ASM3666992v2, whole genome shotgun sequence:
- the LOC138016907 gene encoding uncharacterized protein, with amino-acid sequence MLQKLPLIFYVTALALKWGICDPVNLVFLNNGRSSNLHLQQSVRVQESSAKCNSENKGLLRMAKMHLEFCDGRAWVRVSEEHATGKDCLDIKTRGLSRGDGIYLLNPDGGSPSNAFQAYCDMTSYNGGWTMCYTTDEYAKPRTEVTYNAKTPYGSDGYRTDCNNIPFTEIMFVDHQTGKKAYFKRKSNLPVKAAAQYGKTGSALGLWDAVGASTAYSYQLLICDISFYTGFFVSGFTGNCYKQCGSWCGDTSSPYFRTASTSSSYKGVAFNANGHRSVSPRLMSVGLR; translated from the exons ATGCTTCAGAAACTGCCTCTAATATTCTACGTAACAGCTTTGGCTCTTAA ATGGGGCATTTGCGATCCCGTGAACCTGGTCTTCCTGAACAACGGACGTTCGTCCAATCTACACTTGCAACAG AGTGTTCGGGTCCAGGAATCCTCAGCCAAATGTAACTCTGAGAACAAAGGCTTATTGCGCATGGCAAAAATGCATTTAGAGTTCTGTGATGGAAGGGCCTGGGTACGTGTGTCTGAAGAACATGCAACAG GCAAGGATTGCTTGGATATCAAGACAAGAGGGCTTTCGCGCGGCGATGGCATATATTTGTTGAACCCGGATGGAGGAAGCCCTTCGAACGCATTCCAAGCATACTGTGATATGACATCATACAATGGAGGATGGACCATGTGTTACACAACCGATGAGTACGCCAAACCCCGCACGGAAGTCACATACAATGCTAAGACTCCTTATGGAAGTGATGGCTACAGGACTGACTGCAACAACATTCCA TTTACAGAAATCATGTTCGTCGACCACCAGACTGGAAAAAAAGCTTATTTCAAGCGAAAATCCAACCTCCCAGTTAAAGCCGCAGCTCAGTATGGTAAGACTGGAAGTGCTTTAGGATTGTGGGATGCCGTAGGAGCCTCTACTGCCTACTCCTACCAGCTGTTGATCTGCGACATTTCCTTCTACACTGGCTTCTTTGTGTCTGGTTTTACTGGTAATTGTTACAAGCAGTGTGGCAGCTGGTGTGGTGATACGTCATCACCGTACTTCCGCACCGCCTCCACCAGTTCCAGTTACAAAGGCGTGGCCTTCAACGCCAACGGTCACCGATCCGTCAGCCCCAGGCTGATGAGCGTCGGGTTGCGCTAA